The Thermomonospora amylolytica sequence GCCCGAGCTGGGCAAGACCATACAGCCCCGGTCCCGCCAAGGGGCCCGGTGTGCTCGATCGCACATTCCCCGCCGCCCCTCGGTGTCCCCCGCCCCAACGCCGCCGGGCGGGCGGGGCGGCTCAGCCGCCGGCGAGGCGGGTGTGGTTGAGGCGGGCGGTGGAGCCCACGACCCCGGTGTCGTCGTCGGTGAAGGCCGCGGTCTGGGCGAGCTTGGGCACGGAGCCGCCGTGCGCGGGGGCGTTGCGGGGGGCGTTGAGGACGGCCCAGACGGTGGTGCAGCCGGGCTCGTGGCGCACGCCCCAGTGTTCGGCGAGGGCCTCCACGATGCCGAGGCCGCGTCCGCCGAGCGAGGACAGGGTGGGCCGGCCGCGGCGGGGCTCGGTCATCGCGCCCCCGTCGCTGACCGCGACCTCGATGGCGTCGCCGGTGCGGATCCAGCTCACCCGGACCTGGCCGGACGGCAGCGGCCTGGCGTGCCGGAGCGCGTTGCTGAGCAGCTCGCTGATGATCACCGCCGCGTCGTCCACCACCCCGGAACGCACTCCGGAGGCCAGCAGCTCGGAGCAGAGGCGCTTACGGGCGACCGCGACGCTCGACGGCGCGTGCGGCAGCAGTACGACGCTCGACGCCCTCACCTCCCCCGGTCCGGTGACGATCCGTCGGCCATGCTACGACCGAAATGCCCTGATGCGGACAGCTGGAAACACGCCCGAAATGCGGCCTCCGGGTCCGCCCGCCCCTCCGCGCCGGTCCGCGCCCCGGCCCGGCGGCCGGACGGCGACCCGGCCCGAAAAGGCGCGGACACGCCCTCATCGGGACAACGAGCGATCGGCCCTCCCGTCACGGCCAATCACCCCCAGACCCGTGCCGATGACGAACGAATCCGCA is a genomic window containing:
- a CDS encoding ATP-binding protein, whose amino-acid sequence is MRASSVVLLPHAPSSVAVARKRLCSELLASGVRSGVVDDAAVIISELLSNALRHARPLPSGQVRVSWIRTGDAIEVAVSDGGAMTEPRRGRPTLSSLGGRGLGIVEALAEHWGVRHEPGCTTVWAVLNAPRNAPAHGGSVPKLAQTAAFTDDDTGVVGSTARLNHTRLAGG